From the genome of Pseudobacteriovorax antillogorgiicola, one region includes:
- a CDS encoding WG repeat-containing protein: MRVSYLLPLLICSCVHQEKAQTFSCLYQNEAREQSHESQCGTIDRNGKISLNKANLEKVRFQDGLTCLWVKKRQKWSNYYLNEAGQMKEVYSYDNGCDYFQEGLARTHVNGKLAYMNRDLDIKLETAYDWGAPFSSGAAKVCNDVVWETKGEHKSMTSANCVMIDKNGRLSSAAK, translated from the coding sequence ATGAGAGTTTCTTACCTTCTTCCCCTTCTAATCTGTTCCTGCGTCCATCAAGAAAAGGCCCAAACATTTTCCTGTCTCTATCAAAACGAGGCCCGCGAACAATCCCATGAAAGCCAGTGTGGAACTATCGATCGCAACGGTAAAATAAGTCTAAATAAAGCAAACCTTGAGAAGGTCCGCTTTCAAGACGGGCTCACTTGCTTGTGGGTTAAAAAGCGTCAAAAGTGGAGCAACTACTACCTTAATGAGGCTGGACAAATGAAGGAAGTCTACAGCTATGATAATGGCTGTGATTACTTTCAAGAAGGTCTGGCGCGAACCCATGTCAATGGCAAACTAGCCTATATGAACCGCGATCTTGATATCAAGCTTGAAACAGCCTACGACTGGGGAGCTCCATTCTCATCAGGAGCCGCCAAAGTTTGTAACGATGTGGTGTGGGAAACTAAAGGCGAGCACAAGAGCATGACGAGCGCCAATTGTGTCATGATTGATAAAAACGGTCGCCTCAGTTCTGCTGCTAAATGA
- a CDS encoding 7TM diverse intracellular signaling domain-containing protein, whose product MTARMSTYFLGVAWLAIASLALSKEGQKPSAYQLKPVMDGAAIGLHMEILSDKNHSFTFEQIRSLYEEGRFVKSTEKIPNFGMNPATQWVRFELHNSGESKQEVLIEHAISLTDSFTLYHQMPDGTWYEKSDGDQYDISKRDIKNRLPVFQYFLQPGTHVFFGKSSSIGTKQIPLHIWTPDEFYNRNALEYAYIGILVGFHVVVCLYNLFLYTSLRDRTYLFYVLYVASNLLYQVNYVGLFQQVGALLGGPSTASNVLLILSVDLVAITSLLFSERFLNLPKRLPSFVKVFKAAQVLSLINMSITSFVSLYWGNIMVFVTASIATILLISSGFLVARQGYLPAKFYLAAWACYLIGVTGTLSNLLAIYPTDNFARWGQFTGGAFEVAILSLALGARINFRRKQNMLKIKELNTGLEEKVKERTSEIQSLLQHIPQGILSMGREGIVDSNYSAKLPEILGHKEIAGRPFKDLILDHTGLSLDERDQAWQSILASMDEDELNFHVNRDKLPEQILYHREGFRKFLRLTWNVETTANGDVRHILVTMLDVSNEVAAQQELERKNQEFEIIRQLVELGAKKSIQFFASGRLLLEEISRLIESGDHSEDTLKILFVNAHTLKGAARSLRLKELANEFHNIEAYYAKILKEKETPDQDRLRIEFKQALSCYTRYENANIEVLDRKPDHTKVPVDREFLQENVKLLSQLVDLDSLSYDLKDIIHRNRDELTQAIFMSLPSIITDIMSQAEKIARDLGKDAPKIHTEIEDALLTYDQEMALKNSFVHLLRNALDHGIEAPSIRTAKRKPSYGNIHIHARVDHDTIRIQFWDDGRGLAIDKLRQKASHKGLISEGAKIDDIANTVFETGFSTAETLSIVSGRGVGMGAVLQFMEGIKGSVEIHVEDPIDEEQTYYRFKTYLTLPAMASVSSNEMTRPKAVS is encoded by the coding sequence ATGACAGCGCGCATGAGTACGTACTTTTTAGGAGTTGCTTGGCTAGCGATCGCCTCTTTGGCGCTCAGCAAAGAGGGCCAGAAACCAAGTGCGTATCAGCTTAAACCTGTCATGGATGGCGCAGCCATCGGCTTACACATGGAAATTCTGAGTGATAAAAACCACAGCTTTACCTTCGAACAGATTCGCAGCCTCTATGAGGAGGGTCGATTTGTAAAGTCTACAGAAAAGATTCCAAACTTCGGCATGAATCCCGCAACTCAATGGGTGCGCTTTGAACTTCATAATTCAGGAGAATCGAAACAAGAAGTCTTGATTGAGCACGCAATCAGTCTTACAGACTCATTTACACTTTACCATCAAATGCCGGATGGCACCTGGTATGAGAAAAGCGATGGCGATCAATATGACATTAGCAAACGAGATATAAAAAATCGCCTTCCCGTGTTTCAATATTTTTTGCAACCTGGAACACACGTTTTCTTCGGAAAGTCATCTTCCATAGGTACCAAGCAAATTCCACTGCATATTTGGACTCCAGATGAGTTCTATAATCGCAACGCTCTTGAATATGCGTACATAGGTATCCTAGTTGGTTTTCATGTAGTTGTTTGCCTTTACAATCTATTTCTCTACACGTCTCTAAGGGATCGCACCTATCTCTTTTATGTTCTCTACGTGGCGAGTAACTTGCTATATCAAGTGAACTATGTAGGCCTTTTCCAACAAGTGGGAGCTTTACTGGGAGGCCCTAGCACTGCTTCGAATGTCCTTTTGATCTTAAGCGTCGATCTTGTGGCAATTACTAGCCTTTTGTTTAGCGAAAGGTTCTTGAACTTACCAAAACGCCTTCCGTCGTTTGTAAAAGTTTTTAAGGCCGCACAAGTTCTTTCCCTGATTAATATGTCAATTACAAGCTTCGTTAGCCTCTATTGGGGCAATATCATGGTCTTTGTAACAGCCTCGATCGCGACGATACTTCTTATTAGCTCGGGTTTTTTAGTAGCTCGCCAAGGATACCTACCCGCAAAATTTTACCTTGCTGCTTGGGCATGTTATCTCATAGGTGTCACTGGCACATTGAGTAATTTGCTGGCTATCTATCCTACGGATAACTTCGCACGTTGGGGCCAATTTACAGGTGGTGCCTTTGAGGTAGCGATCTTGTCATTAGCTCTAGGCGCACGGATCAATTTCCGTCGCAAGCAAAATATGCTCAAGATCAAGGAGCTAAATACCGGCCTTGAAGAGAAGGTGAAAGAAAGAACGTCTGAAATCCAATCGCTCTTGCAACACATTCCTCAAGGTATCTTATCGATGGGTCGGGAAGGGATCGTCGACTCTAATTATTCAGCCAAGCTTCCAGAAATTCTAGGCCATAAAGAAATCGCCGGAAGACCATTCAAAGATCTCATTCTCGATCATACGGGACTGAGTCTGGATGAGCGAGACCAAGCTTGGCAATCCATCCTTGCATCTATGGATGAGGACGAGCTGAATTTTCATGTCAATCGAGATAAATTACCCGAACAGATTCTATATCATCGTGAGGGTTTTCGGAAGTTTCTGCGTCTCACCTGGAATGTCGAAACCACCGCCAATGGTGACGTGCGACATATCCTTGTTACCATGCTGGATGTCAGTAATGAAGTTGCAGCCCAACAGGAATTGGAACGTAAAAACCAAGAATTTGAAATTATCAGGCAGCTTGTGGAACTGGGGGCTAAAAAATCGATCCAGTTCTTCGCCTCGGGGCGTTTGCTGCTGGAGGAGATCAGTCGTCTGATTGAATCTGGCGATCATAGTGAGGATACACTCAAAATACTCTTCGTCAATGCTCATACCCTAAAAGGCGCCGCGCGATCACTGCGTCTCAAGGAACTTGCCAATGAGTTCCACAACATCGAAGCATATTACGCAAAGATCCTGAAGGAAAAGGAAACGCCCGACCAAGACAGATTACGAATCGAGTTTAAACAGGCCTTATCATGCTATACCCGCTATGAAAATGCCAATATCGAAGTCCTCGATCGAAAACCCGATCACACCAAGGTGCCTGTGGACCGAGAATTTCTCCAAGAGAATGTCAAGTTGCTAAGTCAACTCGTAGACTTAGATTCTCTATCATATGACCTCAAGGATATCATTCACCGCAACCGAGACGAACTAACCCAAGCCATATTTATGTCTCTTCCGTCGATCATCACCGATATCATGAGTCAGGCCGAGAAGATTGCCCGAGACCTGGGTAAGGATGCACCAAAAATTCATACTGAGATTGAAGACGCCTTGCTTACCTATGATCAAGAGATGGCTTTGAAGAATAGCTTCGTTCACTTACTCAGAAACGCTTTAGATCACGGTATCGAAGCCCCTAGCATTCGAACTGCTAAACGCAAGCCTAGTTACGGCAACATCCACATCCATGCTCGGGTCGATCACGATACGATTCGCATTCAGTTCTGGGATGACGGTCGTGGCCTAGCCATTGACAAGCTAAGACAAAAGGCATCTCATAAAGGTCTCATTAGCGAAGGGGCCAAGATTGATGACATCGCCAATACTGTTTTCGAAACTGGCTTCTCTACTGCGGAAACCCTATCCATAGTTTCAGGCCGGGGTGTAGGAATGGGAGCTGTGCTTCAATTTATGGAGGGGATCAAAGGCTCGGTGGAAATCCATGTCGAAGATCCCATTGACGAAGAACAGACCTACTATAGATTCAAGACCTATCTGACTCTGCCTGCCATGGCCAGTGTCAGCTCAAATGAGATGACAAGGCCTAAGGCAGTCAGTTGA
- a CDS encoding phosphoenolpyruvate carboxylase: MAPISSEKFEQDLSYLISCFHEVLSSLGQEQLAYYLPWHPDSKLGEQHEPESYPSIDKLTQLLSISFQLLNMVEENVMVQMRRSAQDDDGLQAEKGLWPDRLQRLKKQGVSHGAVTDMMRRLHTEIVLTAHPTEAKRATVLEHHRDLYLLLVKRENQMWSSMEQAWLRDEIKAVLERLWRTGEIVMERPDVASERRNMMHYLKNVFPEILPRLDRRYETAWQLAGFQSSPSVLAKDFPSLSLGTWVGGDRDGHPFVTSQVSQQSLVDLRLNALIVIRHRLVDLAKKASLADSIQKVPSVLQDRLASYRETLPEESQLAEQRNPGESWRILVSLMIERLPIQVIRNHATQLDDRPHSYRNVSELLEDLGVLAESLDEINAHQIINHELRNAIRAAQIYGFHSAKLDVRQNSSVYQKALLQLLELSGRNGFQSEPSPELLAQTIQGELDIKRPFAISTQEHSAPLNEVLNTFRVLQDHQERYGIDGLGSLIVSMTRNAGDLFTVYLLARESGLAKLEGGQLVCPLQVVPLFETIDDLKASPEIMEDFLAHPMTQASLRYQQKQRGLVQPQQQVMVGYSDSSKDGGILASQWHLYQAQESLAKVAKKQGIALCFFHGRGGTVSRGAGPINRFFRALPPSTINGQFRMTEQGETISRKYANFATAVYNVELLQASFAYESLTAGSRQPLPAEFREFMSSLSEISNKTYRELVTHKDFPVFFRQATPIDVLEQSRIGSRPPKRTGQATIEDLRAIPWVFSWNQARFYLPSWYGVGTALETLKKRMPEQFDLVKNKLGEFDLLNYVMHNVETTVASANEEIMARYGALVTDQGIRDYFMGLVTQEFRRTNFMLKELFGSDIESRRPYVVRTIALRDHGLRFLHDRQLDQLARWRRDDLSKDEASALLENLLVTINAIASGLRNTG; this comes from the coding sequence TTGGCTCCCATTAGCTCTGAAAAATTCGAGCAGGATCTATCTTATCTGATCTCGTGCTTTCATGAAGTCCTGTCCAGTTTAGGGCAAGAGCAGCTTGCCTACTATTTACCCTGGCACCCTGATTCTAAGTTGGGGGAGCAGCATGAACCGGAATCATATCCATCCATCGACAAGTTGACTCAACTTCTTTCCATATCCTTTCAGCTCCTTAACATGGTGGAAGAGAATGTCATGGTTCAAATGCGGCGAAGTGCTCAAGACGATGACGGATTACAAGCTGAAAAGGGGCTTTGGCCGGATCGGCTGCAACGACTGAAGAAGCAGGGCGTATCTCATGGGGCAGTAACGGATATGATGCGCCGCCTTCACACTGAGATTGTGCTCACGGCTCATCCGACGGAGGCGAAGCGAGCTACAGTTTTGGAGCACCATCGCGATTTATATCTGCTCTTGGTTAAGCGGGAAAATCAAATGTGGTCGTCGATGGAACAGGCCTGGCTCCGCGACGAAATTAAAGCGGTTTTAGAGCGTCTCTGGCGAACCGGAGAGATTGTGATGGAACGGCCCGATGTAGCATCTGAGCGTCGAAACATGATGCATTACTTAAAGAACGTCTTCCCTGAGATATTGCCGCGACTGGATCGTCGCTATGAAACTGCCTGGCAGCTAGCAGGGTTCCAATCAAGCCCCAGCGTTCTTGCCAAGGACTTTCCATCCTTATCACTTGGAACATGGGTCGGTGGAGATCGTGATGGTCATCCATTTGTCACTTCGCAAGTCAGTCAGCAGTCCCTGGTTGATCTTCGACTCAATGCCTTGATTGTGATTCGTCATCGGTTGGTAGATTTAGCTAAGAAGGCGAGTTTAGCAGATTCGATCCAGAAAGTACCTTCAGTTTTGCAGGATCGTTTGGCTAGCTATCGCGAAACGCTACCTGAAGAAAGCCAGCTGGCCGAGCAGCGAAATCCTGGCGAAAGCTGGCGTATCTTGGTAAGCCTTATGATCGAGCGTTTGCCAATACAGGTGATCCGAAATCATGCGACACAGTTAGACGATCGACCCCATTCATATCGCAATGTGAGTGAGTTGCTGGAAGATCTCGGAGTCCTTGCAGAAAGCCTCGATGAGATCAATGCTCATCAGATTATCAATCACGAATTGCGGAATGCAATTCGTGCAGCTCAGATCTATGGCTTTCATTCCGCTAAACTTGATGTGAGGCAAAACTCAAGTGTTTACCAGAAGGCCTTGCTTCAGCTGCTAGAACTATCTGGTAGGAATGGTTTTCAATCAGAGCCATCACCAGAACTCTTAGCTCAGACCATTCAAGGGGAACTTGATATCAAACGGCCCTTTGCCATATCTACCCAGGAGCACAGCGCCCCTTTGAACGAGGTTTTGAACACCTTTAGGGTTTTGCAAGATCACCAGGAACGGTATGGGATCGACGGCCTGGGCTCACTGATTGTCAGTATGACGAGAAATGCCGGTGATCTGTTTACCGTTTATCTCTTAGCCCGTGAATCAGGGCTTGCAAAGCTGGAAGGCGGCCAGTTGGTGTGCCCACTTCAGGTGGTGCCGCTGTTTGAAACCATTGACGATCTTAAAGCCAGCCCAGAGATCATGGAGGACTTTTTAGCCCATCCCATGACCCAGGCTAGCCTGCGCTACCAACAAAAACAAAGGGGACTGGTACAACCCCAACAGCAGGTCATGGTCGGCTACAGTGATAGCAGCAAGGATGGAGGGATTCTAGCGAGCCAGTGGCACCTTTACCAGGCTCAGGAAAGCCTTGCTAAAGTAGCTAAAAAGCAAGGCATTGCCCTTTGCTTTTTCCATGGCCGAGGAGGCACAGTGAGCCGCGGTGCTGGCCCCATTAATCGCTTTTTTAGAGCCTTGCCACCGAGCACCATCAATGGCCAGTTTAGGATGACGGAGCAGGGAGAAACCATCTCTCGCAAGTACGCAAACTTTGCAACAGCGGTATACAATGTGGAGCTTTTGCAGGCGAGCTTCGCCTATGAAAGCCTTACCGCAGGGTCTCGTCAGCCGCTACCGGCAGAGTTTCGAGAGTTTATGAGCTCCTTATCAGAGATTAGTAACAAAACATATCGCGAACTGGTCACCCATAAGGACTTTCCAGTATTTTTCAGGCAAGCGACACCTATTGATGTGCTAGAGCAATCGAGGATTGGCAGCCGGCCACCGAAACGAACTGGGCAAGCGACGATCGAAGATCTGCGGGCGATCCCCTGGGTGTTTTCATGGAATCAAGCTCGCTTCTACCTTCCTAGTTGGTATGGTGTAGGAACGGCATTGGAAACATTGAAAAAGAGAATGCCAGAGCAGTTTGACCTTGTTAAGAATAAACTCGGCGAATTTGATCTGCTTAACTATGTCATGCATAATGTGGAAACAACCGTGGCATCTGCGAACGAAGAGATCATGGCTCGCTATGGGGCTCTTGTCACAGATCAAGGGATAAGAGACTACTTCATGGGCTTGGTGACCCAAGAGTTCCGGCGGACAAATTTTATGCTCAAGGAGCTATTTGGAAGCGATATTGAAAGTCGTCGCCCGTACGTGGTTCGAACGATCGCTTTACGGGACCATGGTTTGCGCTTTCTCCACGATCGGCAGTTGGATCAGTTGGCTCGCTGGCGACGTGACGACCTTAGCAAGGATGAGGCTAGCGCCTTGCTAGAAAATCTTCTTGTCACAATCAATGCAATTGCAAGTGGCTTGAGAAACACTGGATGA
- a CDS encoding transporter substrate-binding domain-containing protein: MPIIAVAPLFFLLLMPHRLVAESAVKHLTIGAFSYLPYVDETASDFGSLAAITKLAFEVTGIEVHYKFFPLKRALREAEEGQVDGLIGCFFSEERSHYLDYSIPMENVPVNFFALREKHLRWDMEMLKAYYVGVQNGTSLATDLRKLGIPVEESQNNGMNLKKLLANRIDLFVGSTAWIQHELQHKFSVAERRRIEVLDPPFQVQKLYFAASKQHKNHQFIIERFNRGLEVIRKDGRYRKLQRRYQKL; this comes from the coding sequence ATGCCAATAATCGCAGTGGCTCCTCTATTCTTTCTGCTATTGATGCCCCACCGCCTTGTTGCTGAAAGTGCCGTGAAACACCTTACTATAGGCGCTTTCAGCTACCTTCCCTATGTGGATGAAACAGCTTCCGACTTTGGCTCCTTGGCAGCGATCACCAAGCTCGCGTTTGAAGTCACTGGAATCGAAGTCCACTATAAGTTTTTCCCCTTAAAACGGGCCTTAAGGGAAGCCGAGGAAGGGCAGGTCGATGGGCTGATAGGCTGCTTTTTTAGTGAAGAGCGGAGCCACTATCTCGACTATTCGATACCAATGGAAAACGTGCCTGTGAACTTTTTTGCTCTTAGGGAGAAACATCTTCGTTGGGATATGGAGATGCTAAAGGCATACTACGTTGGAGTTCAGAACGGTACTTCATTGGCCACCGACTTGCGAAAGCTTGGGATTCCCGTGGAGGAGTCTCAAAACAATGGGATGAACCTGAAGAAGCTATTGGCAAATCGCATAGATCTGTTCGTGGGAAGTACAGCTTGGATTCAGCACGAATTACAGCACAAATTTTCGGTAGCGGAAAGGAGGCGCATTGAAGTTCTTGATCCGCCGTTTCAAGTGCAGAAGCTTTATTTCGCGGCCTCAAAACAGCATAAGAATCACCAATTCATCATCGAACGCTTCAATCGTGGCCTTGAAGTCATCAGAAAAGACGGAAGATATCGAAAGCTCCAGCGGCGATATCAAAAATTGTGA
- a CDS encoding ATP-binding protein, protein MSFRFKTILGIATIEFVLVVILVGKNLFNLREQGEQELTDRAHTIAKLFTTIAKDAVISYDLATLQDYVEQITINDDVLYARIHSSQGVLAQWGQRQQLDKTFQEDSSFESVQDGVFDVKAVIHQGKKTFGVVELGISMAAFEQRYTEAKNQAISIAVMGLSLSALFSFLLGTILTGRLKDIREASRSIAQGNWDIHISERGHDELSETAQAFNYMSRSLRHTVTDLKVQMAKADKANQAKSLFLANLSHEIRTPLNSIIGLTSLIKNEASYEGDKIHKIEMSSQALLAQVNDILDFSKIEAGEFTLDKTNFNIKSLLEDTASIYKESIQSKGLDYKVKVHESLDCFVVSDMYRLRQVVNNLLSNALKFTSRGFIEVHSKTLKQDATSITFEVSVRDTGIGIPTAKLEQLFKPFSQADISTTRRFGGTGLGLSICKEIVSFLGGELTVSSAHKVGSNFSFAITVLKGEAPPVEDVRREEATAPLRILVVEDNEMNQDLMASLLDSLGHEADFAENGLVATEKFKESSYDLVFMDCQMPVMDGFTSADKIRSYEIDANRDPVPIIALTANALAKDRQRCIDIGMNDYVSKPVTIDTIRGVIANYGPETSAAGSLTAEVQEKKDLPPLASDHLDLKAIAMLRSLCTDKNPHFLEKQVEQFNNALTQVQPEFDRYLKSQDFTALKESAHKFKTSCGIVGARQLVSLCQKLEASCMEKDSQLSQVTIDQISSEGPQVQSYLAEEVKRVL, encoded by the coding sequence ATGTCGTTTCGATTTAAAACAATCCTCGGAATCGCCACCATCGAGTTCGTCTTGGTTGTCATCTTAGTGGGTAAGAATCTCTTTAACCTTCGAGAACAAGGTGAACAGGAACTTACCGATCGCGCCCATACTATCGCCAAGCTATTTACCACCATTGCCAAAGATGCTGTCATATCGTACGATCTAGCTACTCTTCAGGATTACGTTGAGCAGATTACGATCAATGACGATGTTCTATACGCCCGCATCCACAGTTCGCAGGGAGTTTTAGCTCAGTGGGGCCAACGCCAACAGCTCGACAAAACCTTCCAGGAAGATAGCTCCTTTGAAAGTGTTCAGGATGGTGTTTTTGATGTTAAAGCTGTCATTCATCAAGGAAAAAAGACTTTTGGTGTGGTTGAGTTGGGGATATCCATGGCTGCCTTTGAGCAGCGCTACACTGAAGCCAAGAATCAAGCTATCAGTATTGCGGTTATGGGCCTTAGTCTATCGGCTCTGTTTTCGTTCCTGCTAGGCACTATACTGACAGGCCGACTGAAAGATATCCGCGAAGCATCTCGTTCTATAGCTCAAGGAAATTGGGATATCCATATTTCCGAGCGAGGGCATGACGAACTGTCTGAAACAGCGCAAGCCTTTAACTACATGTCTCGCAGCTTGCGACATACGGTAACAGATTTAAAGGTACAAATGGCCAAAGCTGACAAAGCCAATCAGGCGAAAAGCCTTTTTCTTGCCAACTTAAGCCACGAAATCAGAACCCCGCTCAACTCAATTATCGGTTTGACTAGCTTGATCAAGAACGAAGCCTCCTATGAGGGCGATAAGATCCATAAGATAGAGATGTCGAGCCAGGCACTTCTTGCTCAAGTCAACGACATCCTGGACTTCAGCAAGATTGAGGCCGGCGAATTCACCCTGGACAAGACCAATTTCAATATCAAGTCTCTGCTTGAAGATACTGCCTCCATCTATAAAGAAAGCATCCAATCAAAAGGACTCGATTATAAGGTCAAGGTTCATGAAAGCCTCGATTGTTTTGTGGTGTCAGATATGTATCGTCTCAGGCAAGTGGTGAACAATCTGCTGAGCAATGCCCTGAAATTCACCTCCCGTGGTTTCATTGAAGTTCACAGCAAAACTTTGAAGCAGGATGCCACGTCGATCACCTTCGAAGTCTCAGTTCGAGACACAGGAATAGGTATACCAACCGCCAAACTTGAGCAGCTTTTTAAACCGTTCTCCCAAGCTGACATCTCCACCACTCGACGCTTTGGAGGCACGGGCTTAGGCCTTTCCATCTGCAAAGAGATCGTTTCGTTTCTAGGGGGGGAGCTAACGGTCTCAAGCGCCCATAAAGTGGGTTCTAACTTTTCTTTTGCCATCACAGTGCTGAAAGGGGAGGCTCCGCCAGTAGAAGACGTTCGTCGTGAAGAGGCGACCGCTCCCTTGCGTATCCTCGTCGTTGAAGATAACGAGATGAACCAAGATCTCATGGCAAGTCTGCTGGACAGTCTTGGCCATGAAGCAGATTTTGCAGAAAATGGTTTGGTAGCGACAGAGAAGTTTAAGGAATCTTCCTACGATCTGGTCTTTATGGATTGCCAGATGCCGGTCATGGATGGCTTTACCAGTGCGGACAAAATAAGAAGCTACGAGATCGATGCAAACCGCGATCCTGTGCCAATCATCGCTCTAACCGCCAATGCCTTAGCGAAGGACAGGCAGCGATGCATTGACATTGGTATGAACGACTATGTCTCTAAACCAGTCACGATCGACACTATCCGAGGAGTTATAGCAAACTACGGACCTGAAACATCAGCTGCTGGTAGCTTGACAGCTGAGGTTCAAGAAAAGAAAGACCTACCTCCCCTCGCCAGTGATCATCTCGATCTTAAAGCGATCGCGATGCTTCGCTCCCTTTGCACGGATAAGAACCCACACTTTCTTGAAAAGCAGGTGGAGCAGTTCAACAATGCTCTGACGCAAGTCCAGCCAGAATTTGACCGCTACCTCAAAAGCCAAGACTTTACAGCGCTCAAGGAATCAGCCCATAAGTTCAAGACGTCCTGCGGGATCGTTGGAGCTCGGCAGCTGGTCTCACTATGCCAAAAACTCGAAGCATCTTGTATGGAGAAGGATTCTCAGCTGAGCCAGGTCACGATCGATCAAATATCAAGCGAAGGCCCTCAGGTGCAGTCTTACCTAGCCGAGGAAGTGAAGCGGGTACTCTAA
- a CDS encoding T6SS effector amidase Tae4 family protein: MKRILLGMIVGASALLGGCGHEDDSDLDSIPRDLVTCLKGGSCAGYVVKASSGSKNFNHVFSSLWTNYPSGSSSQVKEDIGGNVDADWITNTCVVRTSRALNYSGSAFEIPLNFEPYNGMNTIRGGDGKRYGFRVVEMAQYMLAKYGRPQVRSAAAAIGRKGIILFDREGWNDANGHFDIWNGSSAKYSDYTSESTNVFVWE; this comes from the coding sequence ATGAAAAGGATTTTACTCGGGATGATCGTGGGAGCTTCGGCCTTACTTGGGGGTTGTGGTCACGAAGACGATTCTGACTTGGATAGCATTCCCCGCGACTTGGTCACTTGTCTCAAGGGCGGCAGCTGTGCAGGTTATGTTGTTAAGGCTAGCTCTGGCTCGAAAAACTTCAATCATGTTTTTAGCAGTCTTTGGACAAACTATCCCAGTGGCAGCAGTTCCCAGGTGAAGGAAGACATTGGCGGCAATGTCGATGCTGATTGGATTACAAACACCTGCGTCGTGCGAACCAGCCGGGCTCTTAACTATTCTGGTTCTGCCTTTGAAATTCCTCTTAATTTCGAGCCATATAATGGCATGAATACGATCCGAGGTGGGGATGGCAAACGCTATGGTTTCAGAGTTGTCGAAATGGCTCAATACATGCTGGCCAAGTATGGTCGACCTCAGGTAAGATCTGCGGCGGCTGCGATCGGTCGCAAGGGAATCATTCTATTCGATCGTGAAGGCTGGAACGATGCTAACGGTCACTTTGATATCTGGAACGGCAGCTCTGCGAAGTACTCAGACTATACATCTGAGTCTACCAACGTATTTGTCTGGGAATAA
- a CDS encoding phosphate/phosphite/phosphonate ABC transporter substrate-binding protein — protein MRLIFVLAILGFNFSAESRTISFGIVPQQSASTLAEKWLPICKILSEQTGLAITFKTAPDIPTFERRLAEGAYDLAYMNPYHFVTFHKTPGYQALAKAKAKRIKGILVTRKSSHVHSLTDLQGARLAFPSPAAFAASILPRSELAQQKISFSPHYVSSHDSVYRAVAKGLFPAGGGVIRTFNTIDPTIREHLRIVWTTKPYTPHAIAVRPDMSDSVRTKLQNALQALDTSPKGRDALSSISIKGFEVAHNEDWDDVRALAITEIKQ, from the coding sequence ATGAGGCTGATTTTCGTTCTCGCCATATTGGGTTTCAACTTTTCCGCAGAGTCTCGAACGATTAGTTTTGGAATTGTTCCTCAACAGTCGGCCTCCACATTAGCTGAAAAGTGGCTCCCTATCTGTAAAATTTTAAGTGAGCAAACTGGCCTTGCCATAACATTCAAGACTGCGCCCGACATTCCAACATTCGAGCGTCGATTAGCAGAAGGTGCCTATGACTTGGCCTACATGAATCCATATCACTTCGTGACCTTCCACAAGACCCCCGGATATCAGGCCTTAGCCAAGGCCAAGGCCAAGCGAATCAAGGGAATTTTGGTAACCCGGAAAAGCAGTCATGTTCATTCTCTCACGGATCTTCAAGGGGCGCGGCTAGCATTCCCATCACCTGCCGCATTTGCCGCTAGTATTCTGCCTCGATCGGAACTAGCGCAGCAGAAAATTTCATTTTCTCCCCACTACGTTAGCTCCCACGACTCTGTCTATCGAGCAGTTGCCAAAGGCTTGTTTCCGGCTGGGGGCGGCGTCATACGAACGTTCAATACTATAGACCCTACAATCCGCGAGCATTTAAGAATCGTCTGGACCACCAAGCCATACACCCCTCATGCTATCGCAGTAAGGCCAGATATGAGTGATTCCGTTAGAACGAAGCTCCAAAACGCACTTCAAGCCTTAGATACGTCCCCAAAAGGCCGCGATGCTCTCAGTAGCATAAGCATCAAGGGCTTCGAAGTAGCACACAATGAAGACTGGGATGATGTGCGAGCACTTGCCATCACCGAAATCAAGCAGTAG